A genome region from Mycobacterium florentinum includes the following:
- a CDS encoding cytochrome P450 produces MQTSFPLHSPDFYAGDPYPVYRQLRASAPVCWNDVAKFWALLRYDDIRFVSTNPALFTSTRGINIPAPGLPNPVQQNSLIFMDPPRHRQLRTLINCGFTRRQAALLEPTIREIVGGILDGVTPGSVHDFIDTIAAPLPARVIAALLGVGRDDWEQFRAWTDTVIGTAQTATDLDPFETGGRLFHCVRQLIAVRDAELFSVLSDAQSDGHRLSDEELLDFSFLLLASGNETTRSLLALGTEALIAHPDQRRLLVEDPAKIAGAVEEMLRWTSPVTHMARTATAEVEIRGQRIAEGDMVVLLYGSANRDEEVFGSDSEEFRVTRSPNPHIAFGCGEHACVGAQLARLTATVFFGELLDRFPDVELAGAVHRMPATMLPLVTRMPVRFGS; encoded by the coding sequence ATGCAGACTTCGTTTCCGTTGCACTCCCCCGACTTCTACGCGGGCGATCCATACCCGGTGTACCGGCAGCTGCGCGCGAGCGCGCCGGTGTGCTGGAACGACGTCGCCAAGTTCTGGGCGTTGCTGCGCTACGACGACATCCGTTTCGTGTCGACCAATCCGGCCCTGTTCACCTCCACCAGGGGAATCAACATTCCCGCGCCGGGCCTGCCGAATCCGGTCCAGCAGAACAGCCTCATCTTCATGGACCCGCCGCGGCACCGGCAGCTGCGCACGCTGATCAACTGCGGATTCACCCGGCGCCAAGCCGCCCTGCTGGAACCGACAATCCGCGAGATCGTGGGCGGGATACTCGATGGCGTTACACCCGGCTCCGTGCACGATTTCATCGACACGATCGCCGCGCCCCTGCCCGCGCGAGTGATCGCCGCGCTGCTCGGTGTGGGGCGCGACGACTGGGAACAATTCCGGGCGTGGACGGATACCGTGATCGGCACCGCCCAGACCGCGACCGATCTCGACCCCTTCGAGACCGGCGGCCGGCTCTTCCATTGCGTGCGCCAGCTGATTGCGGTTCGGGACGCCGAGTTGTTCTCGGTGCTTTCCGACGCGCAGTCCGACGGGCATCGACTCAGCGACGAAGAGCTGCTTGACTTTTCGTTTCTGCTGCTGGCATCCGGTAACGAGACCACCCGCAGTCTGCTCGCGCTCGGTACTGAGGCGTTGATCGCGCATCCCGATCAACGCCGGCTACTCGTCGAGGATCCGGCGAAGATCGCGGGCGCCGTCGAGGAGATGTTGCGCTGGACCAGCCCGGTGACACACATGGCCCGCACCGCGACGGCCGAGGTCGAGATTCGCGGTCAGCGGATCGCCGAGGGCGACATGGTGGTGCTGCTATACGGGTCGGCCAACCGGGACGAGGAGGTATTCGGTTCCGACTCCGAGGAATTCAGGGTGACCCGGAGCCCGAACCCGCACATCGCTTTCGGCTGCGGTGAACATGCCTGTGTCGGTGCGCAATTGGCCCGCCTGACGGCGACGGTGTTCTTCGGTGAGCTGCTGGATCGCTTTCCCGATGTGGAGTTGGCCGGCGCGGTGCACCGGATGCCGGCCACGATGCTGCCCCTGGTGACACGCATGCCGGTTCGCTTCGGCAGCTAG
- a CDS encoding cytochrome P450, with product MQTHPPLRSPSFPLHSPDFYAGNPYPAYRELRASAPVCWNDVTNFWALLKYEDIRFVSSNPALFTSTQGVTIPDPQLPNPVQQGSLIFTDPPRHRQMRKLINSGFTRRRVSVLEPKIREIVAGILDGIEPGSVHEFAEQIAAPLPTRMIAELIGAPPDDWEQFRAWSDAATGTADPEIELDPLVAAGQLYEYFQQLIAARRIHPRDDLLSVLADAEIDEERLTDEDLLNFAFLLLVAGNETTRNLIALGTLALIAHPGQRRLLVEDPTLIPAAVEEMLRWNSPVVHMARTATADVEIRGQRIRAGEVVVMLYGSANRDEDIFGSDSEEFRVTRHPNPHIAFGCGEHSCIGAQLARLEATVMFDELLRRFPTLELVGEVDRMRATMVPGVKRMPVRLGTGG from the coding sequence GTGCAGACTCATCCACCGCTGCGCTCGCCGAGTTTTCCATTGCACTCCCCCGACTTCTATGCGGGCAATCCCTACCCGGCGTACCGGGAACTGCGCGCAAGCGCGCCGGTGTGCTGGAACGACGTCACCAATTTCTGGGCGCTGCTGAAGTACGAGGACATCCGCTTCGTGTCGAGCAACCCTGCCCTGTTCACCTCGACCCAGGGCGTCACCATTCCCGATCCGCAGCTGCCCAACCCGGTGCAGCAGGGCAGCCTCATCTTCACCGACCCACCGCGCCACCGGCAGATGCGCAAGCTGATCAACTCGGGATTCACCCGGCGCCGGGTGTCGGTGCTCGAGCCGAAGATCCGCGAGATCGTGGCGGGCATTCTCGATGGCATCGAACCGGGTTCGGTCCACGAGTTCGCCGAACAGATCGCCGCTCCCCTTCCGACGAGGATGATCGCCGAGTTGATCGGCGCCCCGCCCGACGACTGGGAGCAATTCCGGGCCTGGTCGGATGCGGCCACCGGAACGGCCGATCCGGAGATCGAGCTCGACCCGCTGGTGGCGGCCGGGCAACTCTACGAGTACTTCCAGCAGCTGATCGCCGCCCGGCGCATCCATCCCCGCGACGATTTGCTGTCCGTGTTGGCCGACGCCGAGATCGACGAGGAACGGCTCACCGACGAGGACCTGCTCAACTTCGCGTTCCTGTTGCTGGTCGCCGGAAACGAAACCACCCGCAATCTAATCGCGCTCGGCACACTCGCGCTGATCGCCCACCCCGGCCAGCGCCGCCTGCTGGTCGAGGACCCGACGCTGATCCCGGCCGCCGTCGAGGAGATGCTGCGGTGGAACAGCCCGGTGGTTCACATGGCCCGCACCGCGACCGCCGATGTCGAGATCCGCGGTCAGCGGATCCGCGCCGGCGAGGTGGTGGTGATGCTGTACGGCTCGGCCAACCGGGATGAGGACATATTCGGTTCGGACTCCGAAGAATTCAGGGTGACCCGGCATCCGAACCCGCACATCGCGTTCGGTTGCGGCGAACATTCCTGCATCGGTGCCCAATTGGCGCGCCTGGAAGCCACGGTCATGTTCGACGAACTGCTGCGGCGCTTCCCGACGCTGGAGTTGGTGGGTGAGGTGGACCGGATGCGGGCCACGATGGTGCCGGGAGTCAAGCGCATGCCGGTGCGGCTCGGGACGGGCGGCTGA
- a CDS encoding aldehyde dehydrogenase family protein, whose translation MTELQTPKTLVDTYQLYIDGNWVEPADGRYDDISPASEQVIATAPDASIAQVGDAIAAARRAFDSGPWGTMSAAQRAACLSQLGDALMKHADDFFALSQSEWGCVANERVMQIDGAGFMSIYAAQLATELADQEVTGMGAGTTVLRHEPLGVVSVLTPWNFPHCLNVMKLNHALAAGNTVVLKPSPLTPLAGLALARIIDEFTDIPPGVVNVVTPSGVEAAKLLTTDPRIDMVSFTGSSVVGRQVMSAAGDTMKRILLELGGKSASIVLDDTEITDDMLQQMLFDGCSLHAGQACILHSRLLLPDSLHDEVVDRLAALARAVKVGDPTDPEVQMGPLISAAQRDRVEAHVVGALNDGATLVTGGRRPPGLDSGFYFEPTILTGVAPNSTIAQEEVFGPVMTVLRYRDDEDAVAIANNSQYGLSGAVWGGDVDRAVRIARRIRTGQIAVNGCSPGGAPFGGFKLSGLGREGGGIGGIHQYMEQMAIGVPA comes from the coding sequence ATGACCGAGCTACAAACTCCGAAAACTCTTGTCGACACCTACCAGCTCTACATCGACGGCAACTGGGTCGAGCCGGCCGACGGTCGCTACGACGACATCTCCCCGGCCAGCGAACAGGTCATCGCCACCGCGCCCGACGCGAGCATCGCGCAGGTCGGCGACGCGATCGCGGCCGCGCGGCGTGCCTTCGACAGCGGACCGTGGGGCACGATGAGCGCCGCGCAGCGCGCCGCGTGCCTCAGTCAGCTGGGCGATGCGCTGATGAAGCACGCCGACGACTTCTTCGCGCTGTCTCAGTCGGAGTGGGGCTGCGTCGCCAACGAGCGCGTCATGCAGATCGACGGCGCCGGGTTCATGTCCATCTACGCCGCGCAGCTCGCCACCGAGCTGGCCGACCAAGAGGTCACCGGGATGGGCGCGGGAACCACCGTGCTGCGCCACGAACCGCTGGGCGTGGTGTCGGTGCTGACGCCGTGGAATTTCCCGCACTGTCTCAACGTCATGAAGCTGAATCACGCCCTGGCCGCGGGAAACACCGTGGTGCTCAAGCCCTCACCGCTGACACCGCTGGCCGGACTTGCGCTCGCGCGGATCATCGACGAATTCACCGACATACCACCGGGTGTCGTCAACGTGGTCACTCCCTCGGGCGTCGAGGCGGCCAAGCTGCTCACCACGGATCCGCGCATCGACATGGTCAGCTTCACCGGCAGCTCCGTCGTCGGGCGCCAGGTCATGTCCGCCGCCGGGGACACGATGAAGAGGATCTTGCTGGAGCTCGGCGGCAAGTCGGCGAGCATCGTGCTCGACGACACGGAGATCACCGACGACATGCTGCAGCAGATGCTGTTCGACGGCTGCTCGCTGCACGCCGGGCAGGCCTGCATCCTGCACAGCCGGCTGCTGCTCCCCGATTCGCTGCACGACGAGGTCGTCGATCGGCTCGCCGCACTGGCCCGGGCGGTCAAGGTCGGCGACCCCACCGATCCCGAGGTGCAGATGGGTCCGCTGATCAGCGCGGCGCAGCGCGACCGGGTCGAGGCGCACGTCGTCGGTGCGCTCAATGACGGCGCCACGCTGGTGACCGGCGGGCGTCGTCCGCCGGGACTGGACTCCGGCTTCTACTTCGAGCCGACGATTCTGACCGGCGTCGCGCCGAATTCGACTATCGCGCAAGAGGAAGTGTTCGGTCCGGTGATGACCGTGCTGCGCTACCGCGACGACGAGGACGCCGTCGCGATCGCGAACAACTCGCAGTACGGACTTTCCGGCGCCGTCTGGGGTGGCGACGTGGATCGCGCCGTCCGCATCGCGCGCCGCATCCGCACCGGGCAGATCGCCGTCAACGGTTGCAGTCCGGGTGGCGCACCGTTCGGCGGCTTCAAACTGAGCGGACTGGGCCGGGAGGGCGGTGGCATCGGCGGGATACACCAGTACATGGAGCAGATGGCCATCGGGGTACCCGCGTGA
- a CDS encoding acyl-CoA synthetase, whose amino-acid sequence MLLESLNPSAVTATDIPDAVKIDGTVLSRSDLVGGATSVAERVAGADRVAVLATPSVSTVLAITGCLIAGVPFVPVPSDVGAAERRHMLTDSGARAWLGPEPDELEGLAHIPVRLHARSWHRYPEPAPEATAMVIYTSGTTGAPKGVVVSRRAIAADIDALTQAWQWTPDDVLVHGLPLFHIHGLVLGLLGSLRVGNRFVHTGKPTPAGYAKAHTESGGTLYFAVPTVWSRVVGDQASAEALRSARLLVSGSAALPVPVFDRLEQLTGHRPIERYGASESLITVSTRADGERRPGWVGLPLAGIETRLLDDAGNSVPHDGETVGKLHVRGPTLFDGYLNRPEATAEVFDADGWYHTGDVAVVDAGGMHRIVGRESVDLIKSGGYRIGAGEIETSLLGHPGVQEAAVVGMPDDDLGQRIVAFVVGASDLNTDELINFVAQDLSIHKRPREVRLVEALPRNAMGKVVKKQLLSEG is encoded by the coding sequence GTGCTGCTGGAATCGCTGAACCCCTCTGCCGTCACCGCCACCGACATCCCCGATGCGGTCAAGATCGACGGCACCGTATTGAGCCGCAGTGACCTGGTCGGTGGTGCGACGTCGGTGGCCGAACGCGTCGCCGGCGCGGACCGGGTTGCGGTGCTGGCCACCCCGAGCGTGTCGACCGTGCTGGCGATCACCGGCTGCCTGATCGCCGGCGTCCCGTTCGTCCCGGTGCCCTCCGATGTCGGCGCGGCCGAACGCCGGCACATGTTGACCGACTCCGGCGCGCGGGCCTGGTTGGGCCCCGAGCCCGACGAGCTGGAGGGCTTGGCGCACATCCCGGTGCGCCTGCACGCCCGCTCCTGGCACCGCTATCCCGAGCCGGCGCCCGAGGCCACCGCCATGGTCATCTACACCTCGGGCACCACCGGAGCGCCCAAGGGTGTGGTGGTCAGCCGCCGGGCGATCGCCGCCGACATCGATGCGCTGACGCAGGCCTGGCAGTGGACACCTGACGACGTGCTGGTGCACGGGTTGCCGCTGTTCCACATCCACGGGTTGGTGCTGGGCCTGCTCGGCTCGTTGCGGGTCGGAAATCGCTTCGTACACACCGGAAAACCGACACCGGCCGGCTATGCCAAGGCCCACACGGAATCCGGCGGCACCCTGTACTTCGCGGTGCCGACGGTGTGGTCGCGGGTGGTGGGCGATCAGGCGTCCGCCGAGGCGCTGCGCTCGGCACGGCTGCTGGTGTCGGGTAGCGCGGCGCTGCCGGTGCCGGTGTTCGACCGGCTCGAGCAGCTGACCGGGCACCGGCCCATCGAACGCTACGGCGCCTCGGAGTCGTTGATCACGGTGTCGACGCGCGCCGACGGTGAGCGCCGCCCGGGCTGGGTCGGCCTGCCGCTGGCCGGGATCGAGACCAGACTGCTCGACGACGCGGGCAACTCCGTTCCGCATGACGGGGAAACCGTTGGAAAGCTTCATGTTCGGGGTCCGACCCTGTTCGACGGATACCTGAATCGGCCGGAGGCCACCGCCGAGGTTTTCGATGCCGACGGCTGGTACCACACCGGCGATGTCGCGGTGGTCGACGCCGGGGGGATGCACCGCATCGTCGGCCGCGAATCGGTCGACCTGATCAAATCGGGCGGATACCGCATCGGTGCGGGCGAAATCGAGACGTCGCTCCTCGGGCATCCGGGTGTGCAGGAAGCGGCCGTGGTCGGCATGCCCGACGACGACCTGGGCCAGCGCATCGTCGCGTTCGTCGTCGGCGCGTCGGATCTCAACACCGATGAACTGATCAACTTTGTCGCCCAAGACCTTTCGATACACAAGCGGCCGCGCGAGGTGCGGCTCGTAGAAGCGTTGCCGCGCAACGCGATGGGCAAGGTCGTCAAGAAGCAGCTGCTGTCCGAGGGCTGA
- a CDS encoding CaiB/BaiF CoA transferase family protein — protein MTGPLTGLHVVEIASEISGPYAAKLLVDLGADVVKIEPPDGDPLRQWGPFPPGRAGREGGLFEYLNAGKRVAALDDARELITHAHLLVENCLPGTLDLWGFDRDTLNEINRNLLVLRISPFGQSGPWRGRSATSLTLQAVSGWVSARDPDRPPVQVGARISEYVAGAYGALGALTTLRLRPAGQVREVDVSEFESLLSTLPYPMLMAQKMQSLGLPSNARGAPMLGVVRAADGWVGINCLTGQHWLDVCAMLGLPEFAEQQIAIMMGGPERAEFYVRAERLLAEQTVAEIVELCQALRIPAAPVNDGATVLECPQYVTREFFVDDGEFRRPGSPFRFTKGPVGQHQPAPAQTSGPLPFAGLKVLDLSTFWAGAYLTCYLGAFGADIVKVESIQRPDGFRYSGAFPFEGDDWYERSGLWQATNLNKKDLTLDLTSPRGLEIAKRLVAQADVVVENFSPRVVENFGLDYESLVALNPDVIFVRMPGFGLHGPWRDYVGWALNFEQTAGMSAVTGYPDGPPCNPQGPADPIVGVHAGVALLAALEHRTRTGSGQLIEVAQIEVAACVTAEPVIEYSMNGVVSPRQGNRQRGYLQGVYPTAADGAWVAVSLPDDGALDHDAFDELVAAWTHPQQPADIVETLRAQGIAAEQVITGEQMYDPEFAVQLDARGFYEEFEHPITGPHRYPGWPFRITPGPRRHHRSAPPTLGQHNAEILRALGLSDDDVAALRAERVIGERVQGA, from the coding sequence GTGACGGGACCCCTCACCGGGCTCCATGTCGTCGAAATCGCTTCTGAAATCTCGGGTCCCTATGCGGCCAAGCTGCTTGTCGACCTCGGTGCCGACGTCGTCAAAATCGAGCCGCCCGACGGAGATCCGTTGCGGCAGTGGGGCCCGTTTCCGCCCGGGCGTGCCGGCCGGGAAGGCGGACTCTTCGAGTACCTCAATGCCGGCAAACGTGTTGCCGCGCTGGACGATGCCCGTGAGCTGATCACGCACGCGCACCTGCTGGTCGAAAACTGTCTGCCCGGCACGCTGGACCTATGGGGATTCGACCGCGACACTCTGAACGAGATCAACCGGAACCTGTTGGTGCTCCGGATATCTCCCTTTGGGCAGTCCGGGCCGTGGCGAGGCCGGTCGGCCACGTCGCTGACCCTGCAGGCGGTGTCGGGTTGGGTCAGCGCCCGCGATCCCGACCGCCCGCCGGTGCAGGTGGGCGCCCGGATCTCCGAATATGTCGCGGGCGCCTATGGCGCGTTGGGCGCCTTGACCACGCTGCGACTGCGGCCCGCTGGTCAGGTGCGGGAAGTCGACGTCTCCGAATTCGAGTCGCTGTTGTCGACGCTGCCCTATCCGATGCTGATGGCGCAGAAGATGCAAAGTCTCGGCTTGCCCAGCAACGCTCGGGGAGCCCCGATGCTGGGTGTCGTTCGCGCGGCCGACGGCTGGGTAGGGATCAACTGTCTGACGGGTCAGCACTGGCTGGACGTGTGTGCGATGCTCGGCCTGCCAGAGTTCGCCGAGCAACAGATCGCGATCATGATGGGTGGCCCGGAGCGCGCCGAATTCTATGTTCGCGCAGAGCGTTTGCTCGCTGAGCAAACCGTCGCGGAGATCGTCGAGCTGTGTCAGGCGTTGCGCATTCCGGCCGCCCCGGTCAACGACGGCGCCACCGTGCTGGAATGTCCGCAATACGTCACACGCGAGTTCTTTGTCGATGACGGGGAATTCCGGCGCCCCGGATCGCCGTTCCGGTTCACCAAGGGGCCGGTGGGACAGCATCAACCGGCGCCCGCGCAGACGTCGGGGCCCCTTCCGTTCGCGGGACTGAAAGTCCTTGACCTGAGCACCTTCTGGGCCGGGGCCTATTTGACCTGCTACCTGGGCGCGTTCGGCGCCGACATCGTCAAGGTGGAGTCCATTCAACGGCCCGACGGTTTTCGCTACTCGGGCGCGTTTCCGTTCGAGGGCGATGACTGGTACGAGCGCAGTGGACTATGGCAGGCCACCAACCTCAATAAGAAAGATCTGACGCTGGACCTGACGTCGCCGCGGGGCCTGGAGATCGCCAAGCGGCTGGTCGCGCAGGCCGATGTTGTGGTGGAGAACTTCTCACCGCGCGTCGTCGAAAACTTCGGTCTGGACTACGAGTCCCTGGTGGCATTGAATCCCGACGTGATATTCGTCAGGATGCCAGGTTTCGGCTTGCACGGGCCTTGGCGCGATTACGTCGGTTGGGCGTTGAACTTCGAGCAGACAGCCGGGATGTCAGCAGTCACGGGATATCCCGACGGGCCGCCGTGCAACCCGCAAGGGCCCGCCGACCCGATCGTCGGCGTGCACGCAGGGGTCGCGCTGCTCGCCGCGCTCGAACATCGCACCCGTACCGGCTCAGGCCAGTTGATCGAGGTCGCCCAGATCGAGGTCGCCGCGTGTGTGACCGCCGAGCCGGTGATCGAGTATTCGATGAATGGGGTCGTCTCGCCGCGGCAAGGCAACCGCCAGCGTGGCTACCTGCAGGGCGTCTACCCGACGGCCGCCGACGGTGCTTGGGTAGCGGTGTCGCTGCCCGACGACGGCGCGCTCGACCACGACGCGTTCGATGAGCTGGTCGCCGCCTGGACGCACCCGCAGCAGCCGGCCGACATCGTTGAAACCCTTCGTGCACAAGGTATTGCGGCCGAGCAGGTGATCACCGGCGAGCAGATGTATGACCCGGAATTCGCCGTCCAACTCGACGCGCGCGGCTTCTACGAAGAGTTCGAACATCCCATCACCGGCCCGCACCGCTATCCCGGCTGGCCATTTCGCATCACCCCCGGGCCGCGCCGCCACCACCGCAGCGCCCCACCCACCCTCGGGCAGCACAACGCGGAAATCCTGCGCGCCCTGGGTTTGTCCGACGACGACGTGGCCGCGCTGCGGGCAGAACGGGTGATCGGCGAGCGGGTGCAGGGCGCCTAG
- a CDS encoding acyl-CoA dehydrogenase family protein, with protein MHLEYTPEQEQLRAEIRSTLERVMTPERIDAIKDRIEGGPEVRECVRALAAADLLGVGWPKEYGGRGFSAIEQFIFSEEARRVDAPIPLVTLNTVGPTLMQCGTEEQKQRFLPSILDGSVEFAIGYSEPGAGSDLASVRTTAVRDGDDYVINGQKMFTSGAAYADYIWLAARTDPNAKKHKGISILIVPTSSPGFSWQPLHTMPGISTFYTFYDNVRVPASALVGGEHQGWQLITTQLNFERAALGNLGALEPLFEKTLDWARRTELDDGRVIDQPWVRLTLARVEAQVAAYKLVNMRVNAAMTKGVLNMGEASAAKVFGTELTQQVARQLLEVLDHNGLRRGNDAPLRGALESAYRFAVINTFGGGANEIQRDIIAMAGLGMPRAPRDLRATDKSGGSST; from the coding sequence ATGCACCTCGAGTACACACCCGAGCAGGAGCAGTTGCGCGCCGAGATCCGCAGCACGCTGGAACGGGTGATGACACCCGAGCGCATTGACGCGATCAAGGATCGCATCGAGGGCGGGCCGGAAGTACGCGAGTGCGTGCGCGCCCTGGCCGCGGCCGATCTGCTCGGCGTCGGCTGGCCCAAAGAGTATGGCGGGCGCGGCTTCTCGGCGATCGAGCAGTTCATCTTCTCCGAGGAGGCACGCCGGGTCGACGCTCCGATCCCGCTGGTGACGCTCAACACGGTCGGGCCGACGCTGATGCAGTGCGGCACCGAAGAACAGAAGCAGAGGTTCCTGCCGTCGATTCTCGACGGGAGCGTCGAGTTCGCGATCGGGTATTCCGAGCCCGGGGCCGGCAGCGACCTGGCATCGGTACGTACCACCGCGGTTCGCGACGGAGACGACTACGTGATCAACGGGCAGAAGATGTTCACCAGCGGCGCCGCGTATGCCGACTACATCTGGCTGGCCGCCCGCACCGATCCGAATGCCAAGAAGCACAAGGGGATTTCGATCCTCATCGTGCCGACGTCGTCGCCCGGTTTCTCCTGGCAGCCGTTGCACACCATGCCGGGCATTTCCACCTTCTACACGTTCTACGACAACGTGCGGGTCCCGGCCAGCGCCCTGGTCGGCGGTGAGCATCAAGGCTGGCAGCTGATCACCACGCAGTTGAACTTCGAGCGCGCGGCCCTGGGCAATCTCGGTGCGCTCGAGCCGCTGTTCGAGAAGACACTGGACTGGGCCCGTCGCACCGAGCTCGACGACGGGCGCGTCATCGACCAGCCGTGGGTTCGGCTGACCCTGGCCCGGGTCGAAGCGCAGGTCGCCGCGTACAAGCTGGTCAACATGCGGGTCAATGCGGCGATGACCAAGGGCGTGCTCAACATGGGCGAGGCGTCGGCCGCCAAGGTGTTCGGCACCGAACTCACCCAACAGGTGGCCCGCCAATTGCTGGAAGTGCTGGACCACAACGGATTACGCCGGGGCAACGATGCACCGCTGCGCGGGGCACTGGAGTCCGCGTACCGGTTCGCGGTCATCAACACGTTCGGCGGCGGAGCCAACGAAATTCAACGTGACATCATCGCTATGGCGGGATTGGGCATGCCGCGAGCACCTCGCGACCTACGGGCCACAGACAAGTCAGGAGGATCCAGCACGTGA
- a CDS encoding alpha/beta fold hydrolase: MVFEIARPKLEGNVAVGEDRQIGFAEFGDPQGRAVFWLHGTPGARRQIPTEARVYAEDHGIRLIGLDRPGIGSSTPHLYRNIAAFADDLRTIADILGIDKMAVIGLSGGGPYALASAARLPDRVVAAGILGGVAPFVGDEGITSGLMNLGKRVAPLLRLGGDPLRIGASLLVRSIRPVANTALSLYAAISPEGDRRLLTRPEFGAMFLDDLLNGSRKQLAAPFNDVVLFTQDWGFRLDEIKVPVRWWHGDSDHIVPFAHGEHVVAKLADCELFVLPGESHLAGLGRGEEILSTLMKIWDEQA, encoded by the coding sequence ATGGTCTTCGAAATCGCCCGCCCAAAACTAGAAGGAAACGTCGCTGTCGGCGAGGACCGCCAAATCGGGTTCGCCGAATTCGGTGACCCGCAGGGCCGGGCGGTGTTCTGGCTGCACGGCACACCGGGCGCCCGCCGGCAGATTCCGACCGAGGCCCGCGTCTACGCCGAGGACCACGGCATCCGGTTGATCGGCCTGGACCGCCCCGGAATCGGATCGTCGACACCGCATCTCTACCGGAACATCGCCGCCTTCGCCGACGACCTGCGCACGATTGCCGACATTCTCGGCATAGACAAGATGGCCGTCATCGGCCTGTCCGGCGGCGGTCCGTACGCCCTCGCGTCAGCCGCGCGGCTGCCCGATCGGGTGGTGGCGGCCGGGATCCTCGGCGGCGTCGCGCCGTTCGTCGGCGACGAAGGCATCACCAGCGGCCTGATGAACCTGGGCAAGCGGGTGGCGCCGCTGTTGCGCCTGGGCGGTGACCCGTTGCGGATCGGCGCCAGCCTGCTGGTCCGGTCGATCCGTCCGGTCGCGAACACCGCGCTGTCTCTGTACGCCGCGATATCGCCCGAAGGCGACCGGCGGCTGCTCACCCGGCCCGAGTTCGGGGCCATGTTCCTCGACGACCTCCTCAACGGCAGCCGCAAGCAGCTGGCCGCGCCGTTCAACGACGTCGTCCTGTTCACCCAGGACTGGGGCTTCCGGCTGGACGAGATCAAGGTCCCGGTCCGCTGGTGGCATGGCGACAGCGACCACATCGTGCCCTTTGCCCACGGCGAGCACGTGGTGGCCAAGCTGGCCGACTGCGAACTGTTCGTGCTGCCGGGCGAAAGCCACCTCGCCGGGTTGGGCCGTGGCGAAGAGATCCTCTCCACGCTGATGAAAATATGGGATGAGCAGGCCTGA
- a CDS encoding MFS transporter: MARVAVSCLVGSAIEFYDFLIYGTAAALVFPAVFFPNLTPGVAMIASMGTFATAFLSRPVGAAVFGYFGDRLGRKKTLISTLVIMAVATVSVGLVPSTASIGMAAPLILMGLRLLQGFAVGGEWAGSALLSAEYAPGGRRGLYGMFTLLGGGVAGVLSSLTFLGVNVTIGEYSPEFLQWGWRIPFLISAALIALALYVRLNIDETPVFAEEKARDLVPKAPLAEVFRLQGREILLAAGSVLSTMAFCYMGNTYFTMYAHTHLGYTRGFIWSVGVLSGLVSIASVVASAVLCDRVGRRRLMLVGWAASVPWAFVVVPLIDTGNKALYAVAIVGTFAVSGIGSGPVGAFIPELFATRYRYSGSALAINLAGVIGGALPPLIAGTLLATYGSWSIGVMLAALALISLVCTYLLPETRGTSL, from the coding sequence ATGGCGCGTGTCGCGGTCTCGTGCCTGGTCGGCTCGGCAATCGAGTTCTACGACTTCCTGATCTACGGCACCGCCGCGGCGCTGGTGTTCCCCGCCGTGTTCTTCCCGAACCTCACACCCGGCGTGGCCATGATCGCCTCGATGGGAACCTTCGCCACGGCATTCCTGTCCCGGCCCGTCGGTGCGGCCGTCTTCGGGTACTTCGGTGACCGGCTGGGCCGCAAGAAGACGCTGATCTCGACGCTGGTGATCATGGCGGTGGCCACCGTGAGCGTCGGCCTGGTGCCCAGCACCGCGTCCATCGGGATGGCGGCGCCGTTGATCCTGATGGGGCTGCGGCTGCTGCAGGGGTTCGCGGTGGGCGGCGAATGGGCCGGGTCGGCCTTGCTGAGCGCCGAATACGCGCCCGGCGGCCGACGCGGCCTGTACGGCATGTTCACCCTGCTCGGCGGTGGTGTCGCCGGAGTGCTGAGCAGCCTGACCTTCCTCGGTGTCAACGTCACGATCGGCGAATACAGCCCCGAGTTCCTGCAGTGGGGATGGCGGATCCCCTTCCTGATCAGCGCGGCATTGATCGCGCTGGCGTTGTATGTGCGGCTCAACATCGACGAGACGCCGGTGTTCGCCGAGGAAAAAGCCCGCGACCTGGTGCCGAAAGCGCCGCTGGCCGAGGTGTTTCGCCTGCAGGGCCGCGAGATCCTGTTGGCCGCCGGCAGCGTGCTGTCCACGATGGCGTTCTGCTACATGGGCAACACCTACTTCACCATGTACGCACACACCCACCTGGGCTATACGCGAGGCTTCATCTGGTCGGTCGGTGTGCTCAGCGGTCTGGTCAGCATCGCGAGCGTGGTGGCCTCCGCGGTGCTGTGTGATCGAGTGGGCCGGCGCCGGCTGATGCTGGTGGGCTGGGCGGCCTCGGTGCCGTGGGCGTTCGTGGTGGTCCCCTTGATCGACACCGGCAACAAGGCGTTGTATGCCGTCGCGATTGTCGGCACCTTCGCCGTCTCCGGCATCGGCAGCGGACCCGTCGGGGCTTTCATTCCCGAACTTTTCGCCACCCGCTACCGCTACAGCGGCTCGGCACTGGCGATAAACCTGGCCGGCGTGATCGGCGGGGCCCTGCCGCCGCTGATCGCGGGAACGCTGCTGGCGACTTACGGCAGCTGGTCGATCGGAGTCATGCTCGCCGCCCTCGCGTTGATCAGCCTGGTCTGCACCTATCTGCTGCCGGAGACCCGCGGCACATCGCTGTAG